GTAGAGATGAAAAATCTTAGAGGGTTGTATTTTGCAAGACCTAGGGGAATATAGATGAGATCATCTGGAATTGGAGTAGCGGCAGCTACAAATGCGGCTGCTGCCCCGTAACGCTTGACTAGTCTCTCAAATGGCCTCATTCTTTTTCTTGTCTTTTCCGTTATTATTCTTCGTCCTTCATATGATATCAGAAATATGATCTGCTTTGCGACAGTAGATGTTATCGCCGCAATTAACACCAAATAATGTATGTTGAACTTATCACCAGCAGACATTGTAGCTAATAATATGAAAGAAGGTAGCGGAACAAAAGGGATGAGTGAACCAAAAAAGCTTACCAGTGCCAGGCCCAAATAGCCAATCTCGTCGGCAAATGGAAAAATGGTTGATAAATCCACGAACTTGGAAACGACAGATGATTATTAAGCCATTATACCACCACGAGCTTAAAATAGAATAAACCAATACCAACAGAAAATGGCTGCAAAAAAGCTGGAAGAAATCTGCAATAAGATTTCCGCAATTAGCCCTTACGTCCGGTTTGTTGGAATAATAAACACGACTGGGGAATTGTTGGCATACAAGATGAGAGAGGGCATGACGCCATTATTGGATTCTACGGCTACAAAAAACCAGTTTGCGCATATTGCCATAAAAACAGACATGGAGGCAAAATTTGATAAGAGTTTGGGCGAGGTACAGTTCGTGTGGGAGGAGCGCAGAAGAATCCAGACAATATCGTTTGCGGTGGGAAAGCATCGAGTTTGGGTTTCAATCGACAAAAAAGTCATACGAACAGAGATGCTCCGAATTATTGACTCGTGCTTGCCTATTGTGAAAAATTACTCGTAGAGCCAGCACTGCACGTATCCTGATTGGGTCTTGGTATATTTTGGGTCCAAGGTACACTTGTCCATTACACGATTGCACCTTGATGCGAACCGGCATCCAGATTTCGGGTTTACTAGTCCTGGGGGGGATCCCGTGATGTATTGTGGCTTTTGTAAATCGTTCATCCTTGGGATAGATTTGATTAGCGCCTGCGTGTATGGATGATTTGGATTTTGTATAATTTGCTGCGCTGTTCCAAACTCTACCATCTGCCCCGCATACATGATTCCTATTTTTTCGCAGACCTCGGATATAACCGCCAGGTCATGTGATATTACAACAAAGGAGACTCCTTGCTTTTTTAGCGACTTAAACAGATTTAGAATTTGGGACTGAACCAAAACATCCAGTGCAGTTGTTGGCTCATCAGCAATGACTATTTTTGGTTTTAGTAGTAACGCCATTGCTATCACTATTCTCTGCTTCATCCCACCTGAGAGTTCGTGTGGGTATTTTGTCAGTATGGATTCGTCGAGGCCGACTTTAGACAATAATGAATCGATTATTTCTTTATCATCGGATTGGTGTTGTCTTTGAATGAATGAGAATTGCTGCGATATTGTATAAACTGGGTCCAGCGAGTTCATTGCCCCCTGGAATATCATAGCGATTTTCTTCCAACGATATTCTGAGTCAAACTCGGATTCGGACAGATCCAAAATGGATTTGCCTTCTAGAGTAATATTACCTGACTCAATTTTGCCTCCAGGAATAGTCCTGATTATGGATAGTCCAAGCGTGCTTTTGCCGCATGCGCTCTCGCCTACTATTCCCACTGACTCACCCGGATTGATAGAAAAAGAGACATCCTGCACCGCCCTAACCGGCCCTTGTTCAGTAGGATATACTGCATTTAGATTTTGTATTGAAAGAAAACTCATGGATCGTTGAGCCAAGGGCAACATTTAACTTTGTTTTATTTTTGACTTGGAATGTTGCAAGTACCCATCTGTGTCTTTGATGCAAAAAACTCGGTTCTCTGTCCACAATGCGAGTCGAAGCTGGAATCTGGTCTTCTCACGCAGGCAGACGTTGACGCGTCAATGAAGCTTGCCAAGCTTGCCAAGACAATTCCGGAAATAGAGAAATTCTCAATGAATTCGTGTCGGCAAGTTATGTTGAATCATGTTTTGTATTTATCAAAGCATGATATTGACGCTACAAGAAAGAGCCGCACATTATACCGGACAATATCTAGCGAGTTTTCAGGTAAGGTCTGGCTTGTGGAATCGGAGGCATCTGACAGGAAATTCATAGAGGACTTGTTCTTTCCTGCCAAGCTATTGTCAATTAACGCTGTTTGGGTACCTGGAGGCCTACAGAAAACAAAGGTAATTGTGTCTGGCAAACGAACCAGCCGATTCCCAATTGACACAGAGCAGGTGGCAAAGATTGTAAAAGAGCTGCGCCAGTTGGATATTGTAATAGAATTTGAGGAAAAGAAATGAAGTTTAAAAAAACGCACGACATTGAATCCATATCAATATCGCTAGAAGGAAAGCAGATAGTAATTGGCGGTTGGATAGAAGACCTACGTAAACTGGGCAAAATGTCGTTTCTCACCGTGCGAGATGTAACTGGTCTAGCACAAGTAATAGTCAAAGACATTACACTGCCTGAGGACATGACTCGCCAGACCGTAGTAATGGTACAGGGAATAGTGCAAGCAACAAAGGCGCGTGACTTTGCGTATGAGATTAAGGCCGAGGCAATCGACATTTTAACCAGGGCGATCCACCCATTACCAATAGACCCAATTGGAAGGTTGGAGTCAAACATTGACAATCGACTAAATGCTCGTGCACTTGACTTGCGAAACCAGCGAGTCGCCGCAATATTCAAGATTCGCTCTGCTGTTTTGGCGTCACTGCGAAAGACATTCTTGGAGAAAAAATTCATCGAAATTACAACGCCGAAAATAATTGGTAGTGCAAGTGAAGGTGGTGCCAACCTGTTTTCATTGGAATATTTTGGAAAAAAAGCTTACCTTGCTCAATCACCACAACTATACAAAGAACAGATGACTATTGGATTAGAACGCGTATTTGAGATTGCGGCATTTTACAGAGCAGAAAAATCCCATACAGGTCGACACCTATCAGAATTTACATCAATCGATTTGGAGGCCGCATTCATTGACTATACCGATGTCATACAGATCCTAGAGGATCTGGTGATGCAGGTATTTCGCGATGTCATTGCAAACTGCCAAAAAGAGCTTGTCATATTGGAGAGAAAGTTGGAAGTTCCTAAAACACCATTTGATAGAATAACATACTCGCAATTAATTGATGAGCTCAAAACCAAAGGAGTCGATTTGAAATGGGGAGATGATCTATTGGATTCTCATCTAAGATTGGTTGGCGAGTCCCATCCAGGACTGTTCTTTTTGCTTGACTGGCCTATGGCGCTAAAGCCGTTCTATATCCATCCAAAAGATGACGACCCCAAGGTTTCACGCTCATTTGATTTGCAGTTTGGGCATTTGGAGCTGTCATCTGGAGGTAGAAGACTGCACGATCCTGCCATGCTCAAATCCAGAATAGCAGAGCAGGGACTGGACACTGCAACATTTGAGGATCACTTGCGTGCGTTTGACTGGGGCATGCCGCCTCACTCTGGATGTGGAATGGGACTAGATAGACTGATGACTGTGATAGTTGGAACGGACAATGTCCGCGAAGTAGTGCTGTATCCTCGCGACCCAGATAGATTATCGCCATAATTTAAATTCATAATTGAAATCTTTGATTATCAAAATTAGATCATTATTTAGTAATTTTACAATAACGAAAATTTGTGTGGACATAGTTCTAGAAGACATATCTGTCAAAACCAGAACCTCGTGAGTTTATGAGTCATTCAGATGGAATTATTTTTGTCTGTGTAAAAATCTTAATTATTGACGTACAAGTGATACATTTAGAGATACCCCTCGTATTTCTAAAATATCACAATCGCACTGATTGAATCTTCTGAGATCTTTTCTAGATAATCTATATACATTTACAATCTTCAATCATTCCTTCATCCTTCATTACATTTCTTTGTGAACGGATGTCACCTATTGCATCTTCTACATTGTTAAATCTGCTGGTGTATTATCAAGTCACTTTGCGAATTAATATTACAAGTTATTGAGCCATGAAAATTATAGAAAAAAGTAATAAGGTACAAAGTTCAATTGGTGTAATTGGGTATCTGTGAATTTTGTAATTCTCCATTCGGCGACAGAAAGTGTTACTTTTGCGGAAAAACATCTTGTACCTCATGCATGACCGATGACAGAACCCGCTGCAAAAAGTGCTACATCGGAAAGGCTAAGCTGTCATGGAAGCAAATAATCAGAAGAAATAAGCTCATAGTGGGCTTTGTCGCATTCATTTGGTTTTATGCAGTGTTTCCAGGGCCACTGATTCCAGGCCTGCACACGGGATACTATGTGGTGTTTGTCATTGCTGGTGTAGTATGCATGATACCATTATGTCTGATGATGTTTTTTTGGTCGCGCAATCCCCCGTCATCTGATGTAAAATAATCTTTGCGTTGATGCAGATTGGATAATTTCTAGTTTTGTATTTTTAGAAAAATTAGCACTAGAAGATTATTTCTCCACTTGGTTTTAATGTAAAAATAACGTATTATTGACCGAGGAGAAAAACATGCAAACACGAGTTCTAAAACTAGTGACTCCTCGAGTGCTTTTCACTGCACTCGGTGTCGCTGTGTTTTCCGTACTGGTATTGACTACCATAGCTCCAATAGCACACTGGCTCCCAGTCAGTGTCACAGAGACTGCAACCGTAATTGCAGTAACTGAAAAGGGTTGTGTGGTTGATGGAAGCAACGGATACCCAATATTGGTGGCTGACTGCAAATCAAGCCCTGGTGAGAGCATAAAGTTCTCTTACATGAGGCCCGCAATAACAGACAGCCAATACATGCAAAGAGTTCACGCAAGAGCTGACTATGTCACTCCCTAAACTTTTTGTTTTTTTCTAAACTATCTCCAACTATACTTGTTTGAGCGGTTTGTGCACCGTGAGCATTTGAGGCCGTCTGTCTTTGTGCCACATTTTTGGCAAAACATCTCAAATGAGTTTGATGGGAAAAGTATCTTTTTGAGGAGAAATATGGCAACTAGTATTGCAATTCCAATTCCAATATAGGCAAAAACCATAGATTATGATACACAGTCATTGCATAAAAAAAGCTCGCGTTATTCTATTGTACTAGTTCCCAGTCGTTTTTTGCGCACTTGCACACAAAACCGGAATCTTTGATATAGGATTGAAATTCCAAATCCGTGCAAGGTCCCATATCAGGGATGGTAAATTCGGTTTTGCAGTTACGGCATTTTGCCAAAAATCCTGTCATTACATAGACTATACTATACCACTTAACAATGTAGTGCAATGTTATATCTAATGAATTAATGGTGATACAGTTGAGTTTTCGTAAGTGTGCCCACAAAATAGGGAATTTGAGGACGTATTTGAAAAATATTTCTACTCTAGGGCATGCGAGTGCCAGATCTTCTAGACCTTTCTTAGCTTATACTTAATTTTTTTGCCACAGAAAGGACAGTGACTAATTGGAGTTTGCGTCGTGCCGTCATACGATATTGTGTTTACTATTGTGAATCGCCCCAATTCATAGCTCCAACTAGGGAACATTTTACAAAACTCTTCAAATGCAGTACAGCAGTATATTGTGTTTTTCGACAGGGTATGATCATTGTAGGACTTGCTCTCCGAGTTTGGGTCAGGCCTGCTAATCCTAGTGTATAGTGCATCCACGCATAACATTGGTAATGGTTCTATTTAGAATAGAAATGTGCAAAATCTAACCTCATAACTATACTCCCCTCACTAATGTGCACGGATCCAAATTTGAACCGAATCTATCGTAGTAACGAGATAATTTCTTTTGTAAATTCTGATGTTGTCTTTGTTCCACCAATATCCTGTGTCTTGATTCCTTTATTTACAACCCCATATACTGCAGACTCTAACTTTTTTGCCACAACAAAGCACTTCGAATCATTGTATTTTTTTCCTAGCCATTCCAGCATCATTTTTGAGGATAGTATAAATGAAGACGGATTTGCAATTCCTTTTCCTGCAATATCAAATGCCGCACCATGAACTGGTTCAAATAGTGCAAAATTATCACCGATGTTTGCAGCTGGCGCCATTCCCAATCCACCTACTACCTCAGATGACTCATCAGATAAAATGTCGCCAAATAAATTAGTGGTTACAATGACATCAAATGTCTCTGGTTTTCGAATTAGATTCATTGCGCATGCATCGACATACATTTGATCAAATTGTATGTCAGGATAGGATTTTGCGACATCTGCGCAAACCCTAGAAAATAATCCATCCGTCTTTCTCATAACATTTGATTTATGAACACATGTTACTCTTTTTTTGCCATTTCTAATCCTAGCTGTTTCAAATGCATATTTTGCAATCTTCTCAGACGCCTTCTCCGAAATAATCCTAAATGCCACTGCGGCACCTGACGTTTCAAATTCTTGTCCAGTATACAAGTCCTCTGTATTTTCGCGAACTATTACCATATCGATGTTGTCTTTTAGTGCATTCATGCCAGGATACGACTTTGCAGGGCGAATATTTGCATACAGGTCCAGTATTCTGCGCAATACCACTATAACATCTGCAGCTGATTCTCCAACTGGCGCCTTCATGCAAACATCTGACTTTTTGATTGATTCCAAAGTTTGATCCGGTAATGCTTTTCCGTATTGTTTTAGGGCAATGTCGCCTGCAAGTGATTTCTGAATGTCGAATTTTACATCCAGCTTGTCATGGATTATATTCAAAACAGAAATGACAGATTCGGATAATTCAGGGCCTATGCCGTCTCCGGTGATTAATGAAATCTTGTACATGGCTAACCCAGCTTTTTCTGCTTTAGCGTGTTTTTGAACATGATTCGGTTTATTCCCTCTATTACTGCCTGGACGCTTGTTGTGACGATATCCTCACCAATGGACTTTGCAGACGCTACATTTCCGTATGCATCCTCTACTTTTATTGTAACCTCACATAGTGCGTCTGCTCCACCAGAAATGGAATCAAGCTTGTATTCTTTTACTCGCACCTTTGCTATTTCTCCAGTGGTCTTCTGTATAGCATTGATTGCCGCATCAACTGGGCCTACCCCAAAGTCGGTTCCGCTATAGTCAGAGCCATCAATGTTTAGTTTGACAAATGCATACGGCATTGTACCAATACCAGTAGATACTGAGAATCCCGCCAATTGTACTATTCTTTTGATTGGGTGCTCAGATAAGATATCATTTGCAATTGACACTAGCTCCACTTCGGTTACCTGCTTTCCTTGGTCGCCTATTGCCTTGACCTTGTCTAGGATTTGCTTTAGCTGGTTCTCGTTTGGTTTCACACCATATTCTTCTAGCATTGCGGAGACTCCGTGGATTCCTGCGTGCTTTCCTACTTGGAGCCAGCGTGTTCTGCCAACTAGCTCAGGGCTAATTGGTTCATACGTCAAGGGATTATTCAAAATACCATGTGTATGAATTCCTGATTCGTGGCCAAATGCGTTCTCGCCCACTATAGCCTTGTTTGGTTGGACCTTGATTCCAACTAGGTTTGATACAAATTTCGAAGTCTCATATAGTAGCTTGGTGTTGATTCCAGTTTCCCATTTTTGTTCACCAAACTGTAGGCATTGCAATGCCATTACGAATTCCTCTAGCGATGCGTTTCCTGCCCGCTCTCCAATTCCGTTAATTGTT
The genomic region above belongs to Nitrososphaerota archaeon and contains:
- a CDS encoding isocitrate/isopropylmalate dehydrogenase family protein, which produces MYKISLITGDGIGPELSESVISVLNIIHDKLDVKFDIQKSLAGDIALKQYGKALPDQTLESIKKSDVCMKAPVGESAADVIVVLRRILDLYANIRPAKSYPGMNALKDNIDMVIVRENTEDLYTGQEFETSGAAVAFRIISEKASEKIAKYAFETARIRNGKKRVTCVHKSNVMRKTDGLFSRVCADVAKSYPDIQFDQMYVDACAMNLIRKPETFDVIVTTNLFGDILSDESSEVVGGLGMAPAANIGDNFALFEPVHGAAFDIAGKGIANPSSFILSSKMMLEWLGKKYNDSKCFVVAKKLESAVYGVVNKGIKTQDIGGTKTTSEFTKEIISLLR
- a CDS encoding 2-isopropylmalate synthase, with the protein product MRVRIFDTTLRDGEQTPGVALSPEKKLAIAKRLDELGVDAIEAGFPVISEGEQQGIKLIAKAGLKAEICGLARTNKKDIDAAIDCGLKYIHTFIATSDIHLQYKLKMSREQALAKAIEAVEYGKSHGLKVEFSAEDATRTDRAFLKHVFGEVAKAGADRIDIPDTVGYSTPQYIAEITRDAIIATNLPISVHCHNDFGLAVANAISGIQAGAACAHVTINGIGERAGNASLEEFVMALQCLQFGEQKWETGINTKLLYETSKFVSNLVGIKVQPNKAIVGENAFGHESGIHTHGILNNPLTYEPISPELVGRTRWLQVGKHAGIHGVSAMLEEYGVKPNENQLKQILDKVKAIGDQGKQVTEVELVSIANDILSEHPIKRIVQLAGFSVSTGIGTMPYAFVKLNIDGSDYSGTDFGVGPVDAAINAIQKTTGEIAKVRVKEYKLDSISGGADALCEVTIKVEDAYGNVASAKSIGEDIVTTSVQAVIEGINRIMFKNTLKQKKLG
- a CDS encoding DedA family protein, with product MDLSTIFPFADEIGYLGLALVSFFGSLIPFVPLPSFILLATMSAGDKFNIHYLVLIAAITSTVAKQIIFLISYEGRRIITEKTRKRMRPFERLVKRYGAAAAFVAAATPIPDDLIYIPLGLAKYNPLRFFISTLIGKIILCYIIVLISHYFGMNHVDPFLEDIEDPTIIYVGFGVFVAVTTGSVLLVLRLNWEKILGRFAPWTIQKDDD
- the aspS gene encoding aspartate--tRNA(Asn) ligase produces the protein MKFKKTHDIESISISLEGKQIVIGGWIEDLRKLGKMSFLTVRDVTGLAQVIVKDITLPEDMTRQTVVMVQGIVQATKARDFAYEIKAEAIDILTRAIHPLPIDPIGRLESNIDNRLNARALDLRNQRVAAIFKIRSAVLASLRKTFLEKKFIEITTPKIIGSASEGGANLFSLEYFGKKAYLAQSPQLYKEQMTIGLERVFEIAAFYRAEKSHTGRHLSEFTSIDLEAAFIDYTDVIQILEDLVMQVFRDVIANCQKELVILERKLEVPKTPFDRITYSQLIDELKTKGVDLKWGDDLLDSHLRLVGESHPGLFFLLDWPMALKPFYIHPKDDDPKVSRSFDLQFGHLELSSGGRRLHDPAMLKSRIAEQGLDTATFEDHLRAFDWGMPPHSGCGMGLDRLMTVIVGTDNVREVVLYPRDPDRLSP
- a CDS encoding transcription elongation factor NusA, whose translation is MQVPICVFDAKNSVLCPQCESKLESGLLTQADVDASMKLAKLAKTIPEIEKFSMNSCRQVMLNHVLYLSKHDIDATRKSRTLYRTISSEFSGKVWLVESEASDRKFIEDLFFPAKLLSINAVWVPGGLQKTKVIVSGKRTSRFPIDTEQVAKIVKELRQLDIVIEFEEKK
- a CDS encoding ABC transporter ATP-binding protein yields the protein MSFLSIQNLNAVYPTEQGPVRAVQDVSFSINPGESVGIVGESACGKSTLGLSIIRTIPGGKIESGNITLEGKSILDLSESEFDSEYRWKKIAMIFQGAMNSLDPVYTISQQFSFIQRQHQSDDKEIIDSLLSKVGLDESILTKYPHELSGGMKQRIVIAMALLLKPKIVIADEPTTALDVLVQSQILNLFKSLKKQGVSFVVISHDLAVISEVCEKIGIMYAGQMVEFGTAQQIIQNPNHPYTQALIKSIPRMNDLQKPQYITGSPPGLVNPKSGCRFASRCNRVMDKCTLDPKYTKTQSGYVQCWLYE
- a CDS encoding class I SAM-dependent methyltransferase gives rise to the protein MVFAYIGIGIAILVAIFLLKKILFPSNSFEMFCQKCGTKTDGLKCSRCTNRSNKYSWR